One genomic window of Streptomyces sp. WP-1 includes the following:
- a CDS encoding FAD-dependent oxidoreductase, which produces MPRPLRVAIVGAGPAGIYAADALLKSEVAADPGVSIDLFERMPAPFGLIRYGVAPDHPRIKGIVTALHQVLDKPQIRLFGNVDYPTDISLDDLRDFYDAVIFSTGAMADRALSIPGIDLDGSYGAADFVSWYDGHPDVPRTWPLEAEKVAVLGVGNVALDVARVLAKTADELLPTEIPQNVYDGLKANKAVEIHVFGRRGPAQAKFSPMELRELDHSPNIEVIVDPEDIDYDAGSIETRRGNKQADMVAKTLENWAIRDVGDRPHKLFLHFFESPAEILGEDGKVVGLRTERTALDGTGNVKGTGEFKDWDVTAVYRAVGYLSEKLPKLPWDLGSGTVPDEGGRVIEEGGTHLQSTYVTGWIRRGPVGLIGHTKGDANETVSNLLADRAEGRLHTPASPAPEAVDAFLAGRNVRYTTWEGWHRLDAAERALGEPQGRERVKIVEREEMLRKSGA; this is translated from the coding sequence ATGCCGCGCCCCCTGCGGGTAGCCATCGTCGGAGCCGGCCCCGCCGGGATCTACGCCGCCGACGCCCTGCTCAAGTCCGAGGTGGCCGCCGACCCCGGCGTGTCCATCGACCTCTTCGAGCGCATGCCCGCCCCCTTCGGTCTGATCCGCTACGGCGTCGCGCCGGACCACCCGCGCATCAAGGGCATCGTCACCGCCCTCCACCAGGTGCTGGACAAGCCGCAGATCCGGCTGTTCGGCAACGTCGACTACCCGACGGACATCAGCCTGGACGACCTGCGCGACTTCTACGACGCGGTGATCTTCTCCACCGGCGCCATGGCCGACCGCGCGCTGTCCATACCCGGCATCGACCTCGACGGCTCCTATGGCGCCGCCGACTTCGTCTCCTGGTACGACGGCCACCCGGACGTGCCGCGCACCTGGCCGCTGGAGGCCGAGAAGGTCGCGGTGCTGGGCGTCGGCAACGTGGCCCTGGACGTGGCCCGCGTCCTCGCCAAGACCGCGGACGAGCTGCTGCCGACCGAGATCCCGCAGAACGTCTACGACGGTCTGAAGGCCAACAAGGCCGTGGAGATCCACGTCTTCGGCCGCCGGGGCCCGGCCCAGGCGAAGTTCAGCCCGATGGAGCTGCGCGAGCTGGACCACTCCCCCAACATCGAGGTCATCGTCGACCCCGAGGACATCGACTACGACGCCGGCTCGATCGAGACCCGGCGCGGCAACAAGCAGGCCGACATGGTCGCCAAGACCCTGGAGAACTGGGCGATCCGGGACGTCGGCGACCGCCCGCACAAGCTGTTCCTGCACTTCTTCGAGTCCCCGGCGGAGATCCTCGGCGAGGACGGCAAGGTCGTCGGCCTGCGCACCGAGCGCACCGCCCTCGACGGCACCGGCAACGTCAAGGGCACCGGCGAGTTCAAGGACTGGGACGTCACCGCCGTCTACCGCGCGGTCGGCTACCTCTCCGAGAAGCTGCCCAAGCTGCCCTGGGACCTCGGCTCGGGCACCGTCCCGGACGAGGGCGGCCGGGTCATCGAGGAGGGCGGCACGCACCTGCAGTCCACCTACGTCACCGGCTGGATCCGGCGCGGCCCGGTCGGCCTCATCGGCCACACCAAGGGCGACGCCAACGAGACGGTGTCCAACCTGCTCGCCGACCGCGCGGAAGGCCGGCTGCACACGCCCGCCTCGCCCGCGCCGGAGGCCGTGGACGCGTTCCTCGCCGGGCGCAACGTCCGGTACACCACGTGGGAGGGCTGGCACCGCCTGGACGCCGCCGAGCGCGCCCTGGGCGAACCGCAGGGCCGCGAGCGCGTGAAGATCGTGGAGCGCGAGGAGATGCTGCGCAAGAGCGGCGCATGA
- a CDS encoding GAF domain-containing SpoIIE family protein phosphatase codes for MAGSGERAVRTRARLTALLADASTAALRAAGGRVAGVYLRADAPGFLRLAVLTGLPGPLFRTWWRVHVDRPFPVCDAYRRGLPVVLSNATEAVRRYPQFAAGLPFPFASVYMPVPGGGEPLGVLAVLRPSAGDDDGEPLDRELLARLAEGLGTELLALADGDRDALVWDGEPQCVRPPAARPPQAAVGRFTWDPGTHAVRADDRLHTLLGLAAGDFAGTDTALAEALAPTEAYRVLAALRDTAAGKPPGAPLSLRAADGAPRLLDLWSAPDGGALPSGADAEAEADGGAPARVGGVVFDPGRAALADGAADQLPQGVFCLDRLGVVVYANAAAARFAGQARESLLGRTLWDALPWLTGPPYDDHLRGALLSPEPVHFHVRRPDGAHGGYDGFAVSVHPGDDLLTCTLVPASRMEAPDGPPPPGHAVAAGPSMAAAYRPIALAIALTDAVTAQQVSAVVTQELLPAFGGRRLAIHLLQERHLHLAWESGFPPGFLEPFDGVALDARIPAVETLATGRPLFFESMRQLAQTYPGLPLDAEEGARAFLPLIASGRPVGSCVLGFDRPRGFSAEERTALTALAGLIAHAMERARRYDSEAALARGLQQALLPSRLSAHPRVETAGRYLPGTEGLDVGGDWYDVVESGDGLALVIGDVQGHGVQAAATMGQLRSAVRAFALGDRPPDEVLSGTNHLLIGLDPGQFASCCCLRLDPATGRTRIARAGHPPPLLLSPGDRARVLDIPGGVVLGVDPEARYPVTELVLEPDAILALYTDGLVERAGADIDDGIAELRRALDRAGAAAGRRDGLTLSGVADRLTAAARHADARPDDVALLLARRLRHG; via the coding sequence ATGGCGGGCAGCGGGGAGCGGGCGGTCCGTACACGGGCCCGGCTGACCGCGCTGCTGGCGGACGCCTCCACCGCGGCGCTCCGCGCGGCGGGCGGCCGGGTCGCGGGCGTGTATCTGCGCGCCGACGCGCCCGGCTTTCTGCGCCTGGCCGTGCTCACCGGCCTCCCCGGCCCCCTCTTCCGCACCTGGTGGCGGGTGCACGTGGACCGTCCCTTCCCCGTCTGCGACGCCTACCGGCGCGGCCTGCCCGTGGTGCTGTCCAACGCGACGGAGGCCGTGCGCCGGTACCCGCAGTTCGCGGCGGGGCTGCCGTTCCCCTTCGCCTCGGTGTACATGCCGGTGCCGGGCGGCGGTGAGCCGCTCGGGGTGCTCGCGGTGCTGCGCCCCTCGGCCGGCGACGACGACGGCGAGCCGCTGGACCGGGAACTGCTGGCCAGGCTCGCCGAGGGCCTGGGCACCGAGCTGCTCGCGCTCGCCGACGGGGACCGGGACGCCCTCGTCTGGGACGGGGAGCCGCAGTGCGTACGGCCGCCCGCGGCCCGGCCCCCGCAGGCCGCCGTCGGACGCTTCACCTGGGACCCCGGCACCCACGCGGTCCGCGCGGACGACCGGCTGCACACGCTGCTCGGCCTGGCGGCGGGCGACTTCGCGGGGACCGACACCGCGCTCGCCGAGGCGCTCGCCCCGACGGAGGCGTACCGGGTGCTGGCCGCGCTGCGCGACACCGCCGCCGGGAAACCGCCGGGCGCGCCGCTGAGCCTGCGGGCGGCCGACGGCGCGCCCCGGCTGCTGGACCTGTGGTCCGCCCCGGACGGCGGCGCGCTGCCGTCCGGGGCGGACGCGGAGGCGGAGGCGGACGGCGGCGCGCCGGCACGGGTCGGCGGCGTGGTGTTCGACCCCGGCCGGGCCGCCCTCGCCGACGGCGCCGCCGACCAGCTGCCGCAGGGCGTGTTCTGCCTGGACCGGCTGGGGGTGGTCGTCTACGCCAACGCGGCCGCGGCACGGTTCGCCGGGCAGGCGCGGGAGTCGCTGCTCGGGCGGACACTGTGGGACGCGCTGCCCTGGCTGACCGGACCGCCGTACGACGATCATCTGCGCGGCGCCCTGCTGTCCCCGGAGCCGGTGCACTTCCATGTGCGGCGGCCGGACGGGGCGCACGGCGGGTACGACGGGTTCGCGGTGTCGGTGCATCCCGGCGACGACCTGCTGACCTGCACGCTCGTCCCGGCCAGCCGGATGGAGGCGCCGGACGGGCCCCCGCCGCCGGGGCACGCGGTGGCGGCCGGGCCCTCGATGGCGGCGGCCTACCGGCCGATCGCGCTCGCCATCGCGCTGACCGACGCGGTGACGGCCCAGCAGGTGTCGGCCGTGGTGACGCAGGAGCTGCTGCCCGCGTTCGGCGGCCGCAGGCTCGCCATCCACCTGCTCCAGGAACGGCATCTCCATCTCGCGTGGGAGTCCGGTTTCCCGCCGGGGTTCCTGGAGCCGTTCGACGGGGTGGCGCTCGACGCGCGGATCCCGGCCGTGGAGACCCTGGCCACCGGGCGCCCGCTGTTCTTCGAGTCGATGCGGCAGCTGGCGCAGACGTACCCGGGGCTGCCCCTGGACGCCGAGGAGGGGGCCCGGGCGTTCCTGCCGCTGATCGCGTCCGGGCGGCCGGTCGGCTCCTGCGTCCTCGGCTTCGACCGCCCGCGCGGCTTCAGCGCGGAGGAACGTACGGCGCTCACCGCGCTCGCCGGGCTGATCGCGCACGCGATGGAGCGGGCCCGGCGCTACGACAGCGAGGCGGCCCTCGCCCGGGGCCTCCAGCAGGCCCTGCTGCCGAGCCGGCTGTCGGCGCATCCCCGGGTGGAGACGGCGGGCCGCTATCTGCCGGGCACCGAGGGCCTGGACGTGGGCGGCGACTGGTACGACGTGGTGGAGTCCGGGGACGGTCTCGCGCTGGTCATCGGGGACGTGCAGGGGCACGGGGTGCAGGCGGCGGCGACCATGGGCCAGCTGCGCAGCGCGGTGCGGGCGTTCGCGCTGGGCGACCGGCCGCCCGACGAGGTGCTCAGCGGCACCAACCATCTGCTCATCGGCCTCGACCCGGGCCAGTTCGCCAGCTGCTGCTGTCTGCGCCTGGACCCGGCCACCGGGCGCACCCGGATCGCCCGCGCCGGCCATCCGCCGCCGCTGCTGCTCTCCCCCGGCGACCGGGCCCGGGTGCTGGACATCCCCGGCGGTGTCGTCCTCGGGGTGGACCCGGAGGCGCGCTACCCGGTGACCGAGCTGGTCCTCGAACCGGACGCGATCCTCGCGCTGTACACGGACGGGCTGGTGGAGCGGGCGGGCGCCGACATCGACGACGGGATCGCCGAGCTGCGCCGGGCCCTGGACCGGGCGGGCGCGGCCGCCGGGCGGCGCGACGGCCTCACCCTGTCCGGGGTCGCCGACCGCCTCACCGCCGCCGCCCGGCACGCCGACGCCCGCCCCGACGACGTGGCCCTGCTCCTGGCGAGGAGGCTTCGCCATGGGTAG
- a CDS encoding ABC transporter ATP-binding protein, which yields MIEARGLTKRYGEKTAVDGLDFVVEPGTVTGFLGPNGAGKSTTMRMIVGLDAPTSGSVTVNGRRYAGHRAPLQEVGALLEARSVHPGRSAYQHLRALALTHGIPRRRVDEVVGLAGLGSVAGKRAGSFSLGMGQRLGIAAALLGDPRTVMLDEPVNGLDPEGVLWIRNLLTSLAAEGRTVFVSSHLMSEVAQVADHLIVVGRGRLLADTTVRDLVREAGGDTVRVATDDPGRLREVLAGPGVEITGRIGSEELQVSGVSAREIGLKAAAHGIPLFELSTKAVSLESAFMDLTRDAVEYHGGTTSPDAAGTRTDRTGSAA from the coding sequence ATGATCGAGGCACGAGGACTGACCAAGAGGTACGGCGAGAAGACGGCGGTCGACGGACTGGACTTCGTCGTCGAACCCGGCACCGTCACCGGATTCCTGGGCCCGAACGGCGCCGGGAAGTCCACCACCATGCGCATGATCGTCGGCCTCGACGCCCCGACCAGCGGCTCCGTCACCGTCAACGGCCGCCGCTACGCCGGTCACCGCGCCCCGCTCCAGGAGGTCGGCGCTCTGCTGGAGGCCAGGTCCGTGCACCCCGGCCGCTCGGCCTACCAGCATCTGCGGGCGCTCGCGCTGACCCACGGCATCCCGCGCCGCCGCGTCGACGAGGTCGTCGGGCTCGCCGGGCTCGGCAGCGTCGCGGGCAAGCGGGCCGGTTCCTTCTCGCTCGGCATGGGCCAGCGGCTCGGCATCGCCGCGGCCCTGCTCGGCGACCCCCGCACGGTGATGCTGGACGAGCCGGTCAACGGCCTCGACCCCGAGGGCGTCCTGTGGATCCGCAACCTGCTCACCTCGCTCGCGGCGGAGGGCCGTACCGTCTTCGTGTCCTCCCACCTGATGAGCGAGGTCGCGCAGGTCGCGGACCATCTGATCGTCGTGGGCCGGGGGCGGCTGCTCGCCGACACGACCGTACGGGACCTGGTGCGCGAGGCGGGCGGGGACACCGTCCGGGTCGCCACCGACGACCCGGGACGGCTGCGGGAGGTGCTCGCCGGGCCGGGCGTGGAGATCACCGGCCGGATCGGCTCGGAGGAACTCCAGGTCAGCGGGGTGAGCGCCCGGGAGATCGGGCTGAAGGCCGCCGCACACGGCATCCCCCTGTTCGAACTGAGCACCAAGGCGGTGTCCCTGGAGTCGGCCTTCATGGACCTGACGAGGGACGCCGTCGAGTACCACGGCGGCACGACGAGCCCCGACGCCGCCGGCACCCGCACCGATCGCACCGGGAGCGCCGCATGA
- a CDS encoding bifunctional 2-polyprenyl-6-hydroxyphenol methylase/3-demethylubiquinol 3-O-methyltransferase UbiG: MTGGAVVAEDERRVPAAVVFDALGLDYEKAFASSAAHRASLRWLLERLAPGSRVLDVGCGTGRPTARALADAGHRVLGVDVSPVMVELAERQVPEAEFRRADIRELPLEEGSFDAACAYFSLLQMDRAEQEAVVGRLARAVRPGGFVVLATVPVDVEGAEGLFMGQPVRVTSFGADAFRDVAGRAGLAVLAAERTEFAPAHPEAVPEPHLFLHCRRPAR; this comes from the coding sequence GTGACGGGAGGAGCCGTGGTGGCCGAGGACGAGCGCCGGGTGCCGGCGGCCGTGGTGTTCGACGCGCTGGGTCTCGACTACGAGAAGGCGTTCGCCTCCTCCGCGGCGCACCGGGCGTCCCTGCGGTGGCTGCTGGAGCGCCTGGCGCCGGGCAGCCGGGTGCTGGACGTGGGCTGCGGGACGGGGCGGCCGACCGCGCGGGCCCTGGCGGACGCGGGGCACCGGGTGCTCGGCGTCGATGTGTCCCCGGTGATGGTGGAGTTGGCGGAGCGGCAGGTGCCGGAGGCCGAGTTCCGTCGCGCCGACATCCGTGAACTCCCGCTGGAGGAGGGTTCGTTCGACGCGGCCTGCGCCTACTTCTCGCTGCTCCAGATGGACCGGGCCGAGCAGGAGGCGGTGGTGGGCCGGCTCGCGCGGGCGGTGCGGCCCGGCGGGTTCGTGGTGCTGGCGACCGTGCCCGTCGACGTCGAGGGCGCCGAGGGGCTCTTCATGGGGCAGCCGGTGCGGGTGACGAGCTTCGGCGCGGACGCGTTCAGGGACGTGGCGGGCCGGGCCGGACTCGCCGTACTGGCGGCGGAGCGAACGGAGTTCGCGCCGGCGCATCCCGAGGCCGTACCGGAGCCGCATCTGTTCCTGCACTGCCGGCGGCCCGCGCGGTAG
- a CDS encoding ABC transporter permease: MSTLTESTSAAGNTGVAPGRPVYRVTGRRVLASEWAKLWSLRSTWITLGLGLLFLVVFGVIASYRFRSMTGSPRMDQEFARSTALSLSLFGANFAQLALGVLGVLVTAGEYSTGMIRSTMAAVPRRLPVLWSKAAVYGLVALVVGTVGAFAAFLVGSRVVSDTSAALTLGHAGVVRGLFGAGLYLGLVGVIGTALGALLRSVAGGITVLVAAFMLVPGLASLLPSSWQDDIGPYLPSNAGQAMYALTHDATSLSPGAGLLVFLAWTVLALAGAAHRLRRGDV, translated from the coding sequence ATGAGCACCCTGACCGAGAGCACCTCAGCCGCGGGGAACACCGGCGTCGCACCGGGCCGCCCCGTCTACCGGGTCACCGGGCGCCGCGTCCTGGCCTCCGAATGGGCCAAACTCTGGTCGCTGCGCTCCACCTGGATCACCCTCGGCCTGGGACTGCTGTTCCTCGTCGTCTTCGGCGTCATCGCCTCCTACCGTTTCCGGTCCATGACGGGATCGCCCCGCATGGACCAGGAGTTCGCCCGCTCCACGGCCCTCAGCCTCTCCCTCTTCGGCGCCAACTTCGCCCAACTCGCCCTCGGTGTGCTGGGCGTGCTGGTCACGGCGGGTGAGTACTCCACCGGCATGATCCGCTCCACCATGGCGGCGGTGCCGCGCCGGCTGCCCGTGCTCTGGTCCAAGGCGGCGGTGTACGGCCTGGTCGCCCTCGTCGTCGGCACGGTCGGCGCGTTCGCCGCCTTCCTCGTCGGCAGTCGCGTCGTCTCCGACACGTCCGCCGCCCTGACGCTCGGTCATGCGGGCGTCGTCCGCGGCCTGTTCGGCGCCGGGCTCTACCTCGGCCTCGTCGGTGTCATCGGTACGGCCCTCGGCGCCCTGCTGCGCTCGGTGGCCGGCGGTATCACGGTCCTGGTCGCCGCCTTCATGCTCGTCCCCGGCCTCGCCTCCCTGCTGCCCAGTTCCTGGCAGGACGACATCGGCCCCTACCTGCCGAGCAACGCGGGCCAGGCGATGTACGCCCTCACGCACGACGCCACCTCGCTGTCCCCCGGCGCCGGGCTGCTGGTCTTCCTCGCCTGGACCGTGCTGGCGCTGGCGGGCGCGGCGCACCGGCTGCGGCGCGGGGACGTCTGA
- a CDS encoding 2-phosphosulfolactate phosphatase: MVFAGTRREALALKARDPGWLAFQDGAPVAGFDLADSPARLRPLDVRGRTIAQKTTAGTVGAPAVADAGWCCARASAAGATAEVLRRAGARTVTFVATGDDGRAEEDPARAEYITARVGAPDADPGPCLERAPA; encoded by the coding sequence ATCGTGTTCGCGGGCACCCGGCGGGAGGCGCTGGCGCTGAAGGCCCGCGACCCGGGCTGGCTCGCCTTCCAGGACGGGGCGCCGGTCGCGGGCTTCGACCTCGCCGACTCGCCCGCGCGGCTGCGCCCGCTCGATGTGCGCGGCCGTACGATCGCGCAGAAGACCACCGCCGGCACGGTCGGGGCGCCGGCTGTGGCGGACGCCGGCTGGTGCTGTGCGCGAGCTTCGGCGGCCGGGGCGACCGCCGAGGTGCTGCGCCGGGCCGGGGCGCGCACGGTGACCTTCGTCGCCACCGGGGACGACGGGCGGGCGGAGGAGGATCCGGCCCGCGCCGAGTACATCACCGCCCGGGTGGGCGCCCCCGACGCCGATCCCGGGCCCTGTCTGGAGCGGGCCCCCGCCTAG
- a CDS encoding flavodoxin family protein — translation MPTLLIVHHTPSPNCQALFEAVVSGATAPEIEGVRVVRRAALAATAADVLEADGYLLGTPANLGYISGALKHFFDQIYYPCLDETRGRPFGYYVHGGNDVTGAVRALDTITTGLGWRRAAEPVTVTGEPGRTDTESCWELGATLAAGLSA, via the coding sequence GTGCCCACCCTGCTGATCGTCCACCACACCCCGTCGCCCAACTGCCAGGCCCTGTTCGAGGCCGTCGTCTCCGGCGCCACGGCACCCGAGATCGAGGGCGTGCGGGTGGTGCGCCGCGCGGCCCTCGCGGCCACCGCCGCCGATGTCCTCGAAGCCGACGGCTACCTCCTCGGCACCCCCGCGAACCTCGGCTACATCTCCGGCGCCCTCAAACACTTCTTCGACCAGATCTACTATCCCTGCCTGGACGAGACCCGCGGCCGTCCCTTCGGCTACTACGTCCACGGGGGCAACGACGTCACCGGCGCGGTCCGCGCCCTCGACACCATCACCACCGGCCTCGGCTGGCGCCGCGCGGCCGAACCGGTCACCGTCACGGGTGAACCCGGCCGTACCGACACGGAATCCTGCTGGGAACTCGGCGCCACCCTCGCCGCGGGCCTGTCCGCCTGA
- a CDS encoding DUF1232 domain-containing protein has product MDTTTLLLIIAAVVAAGLAAGAVALLVRLVRTRRTLLRAGLPTGPRWVFWGAVAYLLLPTDLLPDPIYLDDIGVLLLALRSLRAARPDTPETPRLP; this is encoded by the coding sequence ATGGACACCACCACCCTGCTGCTGATCATCGCCGCCGTCGTCGCCGCGGGCCTGGCCGCCGGTGCCGTCGCGCTGCTCGTACGCCTGGTGCGCACCCGGCGTACGCTGCTGCGGGCCGGGCTGCCCACGGGGCCGCGCTGGGTGTTCTGGGGCGCGGTGGCGTATCTGCTGCTCCCGACCGATCTGCTGCCCGACCCCATCTACCTGGACGACATCGGCGTCCTGCTCCTCGCCCTGCGCAGCCTGCGCGCCGCCCGGCCGGACACTCCGGAGACACCCCGGCTGCCCTGA